Proteins found in one Labrenzia sp. VG12 genomic segment:
- a CDS encoding elongation factor G has protein sequence MAITTHGKGTSAGGTPRCIALVGPFGSGKTSLMEALLARTEKVARQGTVADGNTVGDGAPEARAHGMSVEVNIADVDFMGDRFVFADCPGSVEFLSEMDGALSGADLAVVVAEDDERKVPALQLILKALEARAIPRVLFLNKIDKSTRRVRDVLNLLQPASAVPLVLRQIPIWEDGHATGFIDLALERAHVYHEKEASTQIDMSDEDLAREHEARFTMLELLADHDDDLMEALLEDIAPDQDQVFADLVNEMQDGLICPVFFGSAEHGNGVGRLLKALRHEAPGVDRLSRRILDTQNRSALQVVKTLHTQHGGKLSIARVLDGVVSDGDSLFLNGDQEIKVSGLFSIFGQQANKIATAGKGDLVGLGRLDEVQTGDLLCFEAGRISSLETPEPRSPVLATAIAASQRKDEVRLSTALAKLVEEDRSLTVTQNQTTAETLLAGQGEMHLRVAQERLAGKYGLDITAHTPHVPYSETIRSGTKIRGRHKKQSGGHGQFGDAVLEIRPLPRGEGIQFTDTITGGVVPKQYIPSVRDGVLEALGQGPLGFPVVDVAVCLTDGSYHSVDSSDQAFKMAGILAIREGLPECKPVLLEPIHKVVVVCPNEATAKVNAIVSARRGQLLGFDARPGWTGWDEVQALMPEAEIGDLIIELRSATAGVASYTSEFDHMAELSGKAADQALQRSGKQAA, from the coding sequence ATGGCAATCACGACACATGGAAAGGGAACTTCTGCCGGCGGCACGCCGCGCTGCATCGCCCTTGTCGGGCCGTTCGGCAGCGGCAAGACCAGCCTGATGGAGGCGCTGCTTGCACGGACCGAAAAGGTGGCCCGGCAGGGGACCGTTGCCGACGGCAACACGGTGGGCGACGGCGCTCCGGAAGCGCGTGCCCATGGCATGAGCGTGGAAGTGAATATCGCGGATGTGGACTTCATGGGCGACAGGTTTGTCTTTGCCGATTGTCCCGGATCCGTTGAGTTTTTGAGCGAGATGGACGGCGCCTTGAGCGGTGCGGATCTGGCGGTGGTCGTCGCGGAGGACGACGAGCGCAAGGTTCCCGCCTTGCAGCTGATCCTGAAAGCTCTTGAAGCCCGCGCCATTCCGCGGGTTTTGTTTTTGAACAAGATCGACAAGAGCACGCGCCGTGTGCGGGATGTGCTCAACCTGCTGCAACCGGCTTCGGCCGTGCCACTGGTTTTGAGGCAGATCCCGATCTGGGAAGACGGTCACGCAACCGGATTTATCGACCTCGCGCTGGAGCGGGCGCATGTCTATCACGAAAAGGAAGCCAGCACGCAGATCGACATGTCCGACGAGGACCTGGCGCGCGAGCACGAAGCCCGCTTCACCATGCTGGAATTGCTTGCCGATCACGACGACGACCTGATGGAGGCGCTGCTTGAGGATATCGCGCCGGACCAGGATCAGGTCTTTGCGGATCTGGTCAATGAAATGCAGGACGGGCTGATCTGTCCGGTGTTTTTCGGCTCGGCGGAACACGGCAATGGTGTCGGGCGCCTGTTGAAGGCGCTTCGCCACGAAGCACCAGGTGTCGACCGCCTGTCGCGGCGCATTCTCGACACGCAAAACCGGTCGGCGCTTCAGGTGGTCAAGACACTGCATACCCAGCATGGCGGCAAGCTGTCGATTGCCAGGGTTCTGGACGGCGTGGTGTCGGACGGCGACAGCCTGTTCCTGAACGGTGACCAGGAGATCAAGGTCTCGGGCCTGTTCTCGATCTTCGGTCAACAGGCGAACAAGATCGCTACCGCAGGAAAGGGCGACCTGGTCGGTCTTGGCCGGCTTGATGAGGTGCAGACCGGGGATCTCCTGTGCTTCGAGGCCGGCAGGATTTCCAGCCTGGAAACGCCCGAACCGCGCAGTCCGGTGCTGGCAACCGCCATCGCGGCTTCGCAGCGCAAGGACGAAGTCCGGCTCTCCACGGCGCTGGCCAAGCTGGTCGAGGAAGACCGGTCGCTGACCGTGACCCAGAACCAGACCACGGCTGAAACCCTTCTGGCGGGGCAGGGCGAAATGCATCTCAGAGTGGCGCAGGAGCGGTTGGCCGGAAAATACGGCCTCGACATCACGGCCCATACACCGCACGTGCCTTATTCGGAGACCATCAGGTCGGGCACCAAGATCCGCGGCCGGCACAAGAAACAGTCGGGTGGTCATGGTCAGTTCGGCGATGCCGTTCTGGAGATCAGGCCTCTGCCGCGCGGCGAGGGGATCCAGTTTACCGACACGATCACCGGCGGCGTCGTGCCGAAACAGTATATTCCCTCCGTCAGGGACGGCGTTCTGGAAGCGCTCGGGCAGGGGCCGCTCGGCTTCCCGGTGGTCGACGTCGCCGTTTGCCTGACGGATGGGTCCTACCACTCCGTCGACAGCTCCGACCAGGCGTTCAAGATGGCCGGCATCCTGGCGATCCGCGAGGGCCTGCCGGAGTGCAAGCCGGTGCTGCTGGAGCCCATCCACAAGGTGGTGGTGGTTTGCCCGAATGAGGCGACGGCCAAGGTCAATGCCATTGTCTCGGCCCGGCGTGGGCAATTGCTGGGGTTTGACGCCAGGCCCGGCTGGACCGGCTGGGACGAGGTGCAGGCCCTGATGCCGGAAGCTGAAATCGGCGACCTGATCATCGAGCTGCGTTCGGCAACGGCAGGTGTGGCCAGCTACACTTCTGAATTCGACCACATGGCCGAACTCTCCGGCAAGGCGGCTGATCAGGCTCTGCAAAGATCGGGCAAACAGGCGGCTTGA